Within the Pseudomonas sp. Bout1 genome, the region GCCCTGGCCCAACCCGCTCGGCCTGGTCTACCGCGCGCAGCGTATCGCCCGCCTGGGTTATGCCGACGCCGCGCACGGCCGCCCGGTGCGGAAGCTGCGCGACAGCGCTGCGCCGGTTACTAACGTGACCTACCCAGCGCCTGACCCCGTGACCGTAACGAACTGAAAGGAACCCGCTCCATGCGAACCCTGACGCTGCCACTCAAAGGCGAGTATTTCGACGCGATCAAGGCTGGCGTCAAGCCGGAAGAATTTCGGGCTGCCACACCCTATTGGCGTCGGCGTTTGGAGGGGCAGAGCTTCGACCAGATAGAGCTGACACGTGGCTATCCGAAGCGCGGAGATGACGCACGAAGACTTGTGTTGCCCTGGAAGGGCTATCGCTTGACGACGATCGTTCATCCGCACTTTGGGGCAGATCCAGTCGAGGTTTTCGCCATTGATGTTTCGCGCTAAGGAAACGGTTCAGTGAATCCGATCAAGCAGCACTACCGACTGAAAAAACCATGTGCGAATTGCCCGTTCCTGAAGGAGGGAGCCATTCCGCTAAGCCGCGGGCGCTTGGAGGGGATTATTTCTACCCTGATCGAGGATGATCACTCGACTTTCCAGTGTCACAAGACCGTGCATTCAAAACGGGGTGGCAACTGGGACGATGAGGGGAACTATGAACCCTCGGGGCACGAGTCGATGTGCGCAGGCGCTGCGGCATACCTCATGAAGAAAGGCAGGCCGACCGTGGGTATGAGATTTGCCTTTGCCACTGGAGATGCTGCCCCCAGCGACTGGGATTCAGCGAGAGAAGTCGTGATCGACTGACAGCTTGGGATTCTTCGGGACAATGAGAAGTTGGTGGAAACCAAGGAGGTTTTCACTTATGCAGCTTTTCGAGAACGACCGTCATTCCAGTGCAGTCATTCATGGCGATGTCATCGACCAATTTTTTGCCCCCGTTCAGTTTGACGCGCTGACGTTGCTAGCCGGCGATTACGAGCGCGAGAAAGCCCGTGTCATTGAGGTACATGGGATCATCACCCAGGAAAAGGTTTCTGGTGTGCTGGGTTATTTCTTCGATGGTAATGGCAATGACCAGTACGGTCGTAGCGCAAGCATTCGCCATACCAGCGCCTTCGGCGAAATATTCCAGCTTGAGGGCGCGCTGAACGAGTTGACCGCAGCCTATTGGCAGCGTGCGCTCAATCAAACCGACCTTATGGAGCACATGCCGCAGGCCCGCCGTAGCCAATGGCACAAAACCCTGAACGCCTGGCGCGACCACAAATACAAACGTGGCGAGAACCCTGAGCTGGATATGCCAGAGTTCAATCTCGACAACCTGCGTGCAACGATTCAAAGCCTCCTCTCCCGCCGTGTTGAATTCTTGGCCGAGCGTGTTGATGGCATCTTCCGAGCCCTGTCGCGCACCCATGTGACCAATCAGCCAGAAGGCTTTTACAAGCGCGCAATCATGAGCCACGTCTATAACGACTGGGGATCGACCGATCATGACCGTGAGGGCTATATCCACGATCTACGCATGGTGGTAGCCAAGTTCATGGGCCGCGATGATCCGTGCCGTGCTTCTACCACTCGCATCCTGCACCTGGCACGGGCAAGCCGGGGCGAGTGGGTAGAGATAGATGGCGGCAGCGTTCGCGTTAGGGCATACAAGGTGGGTACCGCTCACCTCGAAGTCCATCCGGACATGGCATACAGGCTCAATAGCGTGTTGGCGTTCCTGCACCCGATGGCCATCCCGGAGAGCTTCCGCAAGCGCCCAGCAAAGCCGAAGGCATCTGGCTTCAACAGCAAGACGCTTTACGAGCGCCCCCTATCGAACGCAGTGACATCGCTGCTCAGCAGCGCTGAGACATACTACTACCTGGAGAAGACGACCAACTTCCGCCGCGAATACGACCGTATTAACGTACCCAATACGCTGTGTATCTCCGTGCGAGAGCGTGCGGACAGCAAACACCTGCTCGATGAGGTGGGCAGCGTCATGGCGGCTCTGGGCGGGGTTCTGACCACCTGCCCCAAGCATGGCCGCCTAACCTACTGGCAGTTCGACTATGACCCGCGTGACGCTGTTGCAGAGGTTGCTGCACGTGGCAGCATTCCCGACCAGAAGAGCTATCAGTTCTACCCGACCCCTCCGAATCTCGCACAGCGCCTAGTGGACTGGCTGGATATCAGCCTGCTCGACACTGTATGCGAACCTCAGGCTGGCCAGGGCGGCATTGCTGATCTGCTGCCCAAGGATCGCACCCGTTGCGTCGAGGTCAGTCCGCTGCATTGCCAAATACTGAGAGAGAAAGGACACAACGTCATCGAGGGGGATTTCCTCGCCTGGAAACCTGGTACCTCCTTCAGCGTGATCGCCATGAATCCGCCATACAGCGAAGGCCGCTGGCAGGAACACCTCCGTCACGCCGGCACACTTATTGAAACCGGCGGACGACTTGGGGCAGTGCTGCCGACAAGCGCCCGGAGGCTCGCTGCCGATCTGCTACCGGGCTTCAAGCTCGAATTCTCCGAGGCGATTGATAACGCATTCGACGGTACATCTATCAGCGTTCTGCTGCTCAAGGCCACTAGAAAGCCCCTGTAATCACCACACCCGCTTTACCCAGACGGGCGACGGCTATAGCGCGGTGCAGTAAATGCACCTACTTGAGTTGGCATTTTCTCCCGCGCTGGCATGCTTATGCGACAAATCACTGGAGCTTCATCTATGCGCAAATTGTTCATCTACGCCCTTGTTGGCCTCTCGCTGGGAGGCTGCGATTCGTCGCGAGAATCGGAGGCCGCAGCCGGTACTGGTGCTGTCGAGCACGAGCGCACCCTGCGCTACAGCAAAGCAGATGACGGATCGACGGTGATTCAAGCTATTCGCATCACGAACGGTCAGCGAGCGATCGACACGGCAGCAGGGAAGGACGCGGTGCAAAGCAGGGGGGGATTCATGAATCAGATCGCCTTCAAGGACTGTGGCCGGGTGAACTTTGCCAGCACAG harbors:
- a CDS encoding DUF4942 domain-containing protein, which codes for MQLFENDRHSSAVIHGDVIDQFFAPVQFDALTLLAGDYEREKARVIEVHGIITQEKVSGVLGYFFDGNGNDQYGRSASIRHTSAFGEIFQLEGALNELTAAYWQRALNQTDLMEHMPQARRSQWHKTLNAWRDHKYKRGENPELDMPEFNLDNLRATIQSLLSRRVEFLAERVDGIFRALSRTHVTNQPEGFYKRAIMSHVYNDWGSTDHDREGYIHDLRMVVAKFMGRDDPCRASTTRILHLARASRGEWVEIDGGSVRVRAYKVGTAHLEVHPDMAYRLNSVLAFLHPMAIPESFRKRPAKPKASGFNSKTLYERPLSNAVTSLLSSAETYYYLEKTTNFRREYDRINVPNTLCISVRERADSKHLLDEVGSVMAALGGVLTTCPKHGRLTYWQFDYDPRDAVAEVAARGSIPDQKSYQFYPTPPNLAQRLVDWLDISLLDTVCEPQAGQGGIADLLPKDRTRCVEVSPLHCQILREKGHNVIEGDFLAWKPGTSFSVIAMNPPYSEGRWQEHLRHAGTLIETGGRLGAVLPTSARRLAADLLPGFKLEFSEAIDNAFDGTSISVLLLKATRKPL